A genomic segment from Chitinophagaceae bacterium encodes:
- the lysS gene encoding lysine--tRNA ligase: protein MNTQHLSEQEIVRREKLAELTQLGIDAFPAPLYPVTHHSAAIKKLWAADNSTPVDVVIAGRLMSVRDMGKANFFVLQDAEGKIQCYIKQDDICPAEDKTLYQTVWKKLMDIGDIIGVKGYVFTTKTGETSVHVKEFTLLSKALRPLPIVKEKEGETFDEVTDPEFRYRQRYADLVINPGVKETFIKRTQMVNAIRNFLNERGALEVDTPVLQTIPGGAAARPFITHHNALDMPMYLRIANELYLKRLIVGGFDWVYEFSRNFRNEGMDRTHNPEFTILEFYVAYKDYEWMMDTTEQLLEATAMATNGSAEVTIDDKQISFKAPYKRISMYDAIKEHTGFDIGTMDEAGIREVCKKLNIHADVKWGKGKLIDEIFGEKCEQHFIQPTFITDYPVEMSPLTKKHRSKAGLVERFEIIINGKEIANAYSELNDPVEQRERFEEQAKLMERGDDEAMFIDYDFLRALEYGMPPTSGIGFGVDRLCMLLTGKSSIQDVLFFPMMRPEKTD from the coding sequence ATGAATACACAGCATTTATCTGAACAGGAGATTGTGAGAAGGGAAAAATTGGCAGAACTTACCCAGTTGGGTATTGATGCTTTTCCTGCACCACTTTACCCGGTTACCCATCATTCTGCAGCAATTAAAAAACTTTGGGCAGCGGATAATTCAACACCTGTAGACGTGGTAATTGCCGGCCGCTTAATGAGCGTAAGGGATATGGGCAAAGCCAATTTTTTTGTGCTTCAGGATGCAGAAGGAAAAATTCAATGCTATATAAAGCAGGATGATATTTGCCCGGCAGAAGATAAAACCCTGTACCAAACCGTTTGGAAAAAACTGATGGATATTGGTGATATTATTGGAGTGAAGGGTTATGTTTTTACAACTAAAACCGGTGAAACATCGGTGCATGTAAAAGAGTTTACCTTGTTGAGCAAAGCCTTAAGGCCCTTACCCATAGTTAAAGAAAAAGAAGGGGAAACTTTTGATGAAGTTACCGACCCCGAGTTTCGTTACCGCCAGCGCTATGCCGATTTGGTTATTAACCCTGGCGTAAAAGAAACATTTATCAAGCGTACACAAATGGTAAATGCCATCCGCAATTTTTTAAACGAAAGAGGAGCTTTGGAAGTAGATACGCCAGTATTGCAAACGATTCCCGGAGGTGCAGCTGCAAGGCCGTTTATTACACATCACAACGCTTTGGATATGCCTATGTACCTGCGTATTGCCAACGAGCTTTACCTCAAACGCCTTATTGTTGGCGGCTTTGACTGGGTGTATGAATTTAGCCGCAATTTTCGTAACGAAGGTATGGACCGTACCCATAACCCGGAATTTACCATCCTGGAATTTTATGTAGCGTATAAAGATTATGAATGGATGATGGATACTACCGAGCAATTGCTTGAAGCTACGGCTATGGCTACTAATGGATCTGCCGAGGTTACTATTGACGACAAACAAATAAGTTTTAAAGCGCCGTATAAGCGCATAAGTATGTATGATGCCATTAAGGAGCATACCGGATTTGATATAGGCACAATGGATGAAGCTGGTATAAGGGAAGTGTGCAAAAAATTAAATATCCATGCCGATGTAAAATGGGGAAAGGGCAAACTAATAGATGAAATTTTTGGCGAAAAATGCGAACAACATTTTATACAACCTACTTTTATTACTGATTACCCGGTAGAAATGAGCCCACTTACTAAAAAACACAGAAGCAAAGCAGGGCTGGTAGAGCGGTTTGAAATTATTATCAACGGTAAAGAAATTGCCAATGCCTACAGTGAGCTGAACGACCCTGTTGAACAAAGGGAGCGCTTTGAAGAGCAGGCAAAATTGATGGAACGTGGTGATGACGAAGCCATGTTTATTGATTATGATTTTTTACGGGCTTTGGAATACGGTATGCCGCCTACTAGTGGAATTGGATTTGGAGTAGATAGGTTGTGTATGCTGCTTACCGGAAAATCATCTATACAGGATGTATTGTTTTTCCCCATGATGCGGCCCGAAAAAACTGATTGA
- a CDS encoding multidrug efflux SMR transporter, with the protein MNWIILVIAGLFETGFAFCLGKAKETTGNESVLWYLGFFIALVISMVLLVKATQTLPIGTAYAVWTGIGAVGTAFLGILVFKEPATFARIFFITTLIVSIVGLKAIS; encoded by the coding sequence ATGAACTGGATAATATTAGTAATTGCCGGCTTGTTTGAAACAGGCTTTGCATTTTGCCTGGGCAAAGCCAAAGAAACTACCGGTAACGAATCGGTTTTATGGTATTTGGGCTTTTTTATAGCATTAGTAATAAGTATGGTATTACTGGTAAAGGCAACACAAACTTTACCCATTGGTACTGCTTATGCGGTGTGGACGGGAATTGGTGCCGTGGGAACTGCCTTTTTGGGAATTTTGGTATTTAAAGAACCAGCAACATTTGCCAGGATATTTTTTATTACTACGCTAATAGTGTCCATTGTGGGCTTAAAAGCAATTTCGTAA
- a CDS encoding DUF4197 domain-containing protein has product MKKILSILILCGTMALSSCETLQQVAGSMGGPVTEAEAGQGIKEALAQGLVKSVLQLNNVDGFFKDAVYKILMPPEAKKIENTLRSLGMNSLVDKAILSINRGAEEAVGTAKPIFADAIKSMTLQDAIGLIKNGDTSATHFFRVKTTDKLVAAFTPIIQASLNKTDATKYYGDVIKTYNDLPVTFKKLNPDLTGYVTNKATNALFDLIGKEEVNIRNNFVARTTDLLKKVFGAKW; this is encoded by the coding sequence ATGAAAAAAATACTATCCATACTTATCCTTTGCGGCACAATGGCCTTAAGTAGTTGTGAAACATTGCAGCAGGTTGCAGGCAGCATGGGCGGCCCGGTAACCGAAGCTGAAGCAGGCCAGGGTATTAAAGAAGCACTTGCACAGGGTTTGGTAAAATCTGTTTTACAATTAAACAATGTGGATGGTTTTTTTAAAGATGCGGTATATAAAATACTCATGCCGCCCGAAGCAAAAAAAATTGAAAATACTTTACGTTCACTGGGCATGAACAGCCTGGTGGATAAAGCCATACTCTCTATAAACCGTGGAGCAGAAGAAGCCGTGGGAACAGCAAAACCCATTTTTGCAGATGCCATAAAAAGCATGACTTTACAGGATGCAATAGGGCTGATAAAAAATGGCGATACCAGCGCCACACATTTTTTCAGGGTAAAAACTACGGATAAACTGGTTGCAGCATTTACGCCTATCATTCAGGCTTCGCTCAATAAAACCGATGCTACAAAATACTATGGCGATGTAATAAAAACCTACAATGACTTACCTGTCACCTTTAAAAAACTCAACCCCGACCTTACCGGTTATGTAACCAACAAAGCTACCAATGCGCTTTTTGATTTGATAGGTAAAGAAGAAGTAAACATCCGCAACAACTTTGTTGCCAGAACAACCGATTTGCTCAAAAAAGTGTTTGGGGCGAAGTGGTGA
- a CDS encoding flavin reductase family protein, which produces MILHLKDIKPAEAQNYLQHAIAPRPICFASTIDKAGKVNLSPFSFFNLFSSNPPIVIFSPARRVRNNTTKHTLQNAEETKEVVINIVDFDMVQQTSLASCEYPKEINEFIKAGFTTEKATLVAPPMVKESKVKMECRVLEIKPLGTEGGAGNLIICEVLVMHIDDAILDENGKIDQRKLHHVARLGGDWYCKVDEQNLFKVPKPNTQLGIGFDSLPENIRNSKILTGNHLGQLANVHELPVVDPSYDDDKLKNIIQYFSINPVEMDKELHHYAATLIAEGKVQEAWQVLLAD; this is translated from the coding sequence ATGATCTTGCATTTAAAAGATATAAAGCCCGCCGAAGCACAAAACTACCTGCAACATGCCATTGCCCCTAGGCCCATTTGTTTTGCTTCTACAATAGATAAAGCAGGCAAAGTAAACCTTAGCCCTTTTAGTTTTTTTAATTTATTTTCTTCTAATCCGCCCATTGTAATTTTTTCGCCGGCCAGGAGGGTGAGGAACAATACTACCAAGCATACCTTGCAAAATGCAGAAGAAACAAAGGAAGTGGTGATCAATATTGTGGACTTTGATATGGTGCAGCAAACATCGCTGGCAAGTTGCGAATATCCCAAAGAAATTAATGAGTTTATAAAAGCCGGGTTTACTACAGAAAAAGCAACACTTGTGGCGCCGCCAATGGTAAAAGAAAGCAAGGTTAAAATGGAGTGCAGGGTTTTGGAAATTAAACCATTGGGTACAGAAGGCGGAGCAGGTAATTTAATTATTTGCGAAGTACTGGTAATGCATATTGATGATGCAATTTTAGATGAGAACGGAAAAATTGACCAACGCAAATTACATCATGTAGCAAGGCTTGGCGGAGATTGGTATTGCAAAGTAGATGAACAAAACCTGTTTAAAGTGCCAAAGCCCAATACACAATTGGGTATTGGCTTTGATAGCTTACCCGAAAATATACGCAACAGTAAAATATTAACCGGCAACCACCTGGGGCAATTGGCCAATGTGCATGAATTGCCGGTAGTGGATCCTTCATATGATGATGATAAATTAAAAAACATCATTCAATATTTTTCTATAAACCCAGTGGAAATGGATAAGGAACTGCATCATTATGCCGCTACATTAATTGCTGAAGGAAAAGTGCAGGAAGCTTGGCAGGTGCTATTGGCAGATTAA
- a CDS encoding fumarylacetoacetate hydrolase family protein: MQLVSYLNEGRDQLALLVDNMLYDMDRLHGDLPGSMGMFLNYWEDVAPLATVIEQKIRNDKFKNDIAISIDEVEILAPVPHPTSCRDGYAFRQHVAAARRNRKVDMIAEFDQYPIFYFTNHNSIQGPGNIYCMPDHFEKLDFELEAAIVINKPGRNIKAADADAYIAGLMIMNDMSARRLQMEEMLLNLGPAKGKDFSTAIGPKLVTLDELQQFEVACKEGHTGKAWNLAMKCSVNKIQVSAGNLADMDWTFAEIIERVSYGVTIMPGDIIGSGTVGTGCFLELNGTGKFNNPNYEEQWLKENDVVELEIDALGKLSNTMVKEENEFSLLAIKKNLK; encoded by the coding sequence ATGCAATTAGTAAGTTATTTAAATGAAGGAAGGGACCAACTGGCGCTTTTGGTAGATAATATGCTTTACGATATGGACAGGCTGCATGGCGATTTGCCGGGTAGCATGGGAATGTTTTTAAATTACTGGGAAGATGTTGCCCCGCTGGCAACAGTTATTGAACAAAAAATTCGGAACGATAAATTTAAAAATGATATTGCCATTTCAATTGACGAAGTTGAAATACTGGCTCCGGTACCGCACCCTACAAGTTGCAGGGACGGTTATGCATTTCGCCAGCATGTAGCTGCTGCAAGGCGAAACAGGAAAGTGGATATGATTGCAGAATTTGATCAATATCCCATATTTTATTTTACCAATCATAATAGTATACAAGGCCCGGGAAATATTTATTGCATGCCCGACCATTTTGAAAAACTGGATTTTGAACTGGAAGCTGCAATTGTAATTAATAAACCCGGAAGAAATATTAAAGCCGCCGATGCCGATGCGTATATTGCCGGCCTGATGATTATGAACGATATGAGTGCAAGGCGCTTGCAAATGGAAGAAATGCTTTTAAACCTTGGCCCTGCAAAAGGAAAAGATTTTTCTACGGCAATAGGCCCAAAACTTGTAACACTGGATGAACTGCAGCAATTTGAAGTTGCCTGTAAAGAAGGCCATACTGGCAAAGCCTGGAATTTAGCTATGAAATGCAGTGTAAACAAAATACAAGTAAGCGCTGGCAACCTGGCCGATATGGATTGGACGTTTGCAGAAATTATTGAAAGAGTTTCTTACGGAGTTACTATAATGCCCGGCGATATTATAGGCAGCGGTACGGTAGGCACGGGTTGTTTTTTGGAGTTGAATGGTACCGGCAAATTTAATAACCCAAACTATGAAGAACAATGGCTTAAAGAAAATGATGTGGTTGAACTGGAAATTGATGCACTCGGCAAGCTTAGCAATACCATGGTAAAAGAAGAAAATGAATTTAGCCTTTTGGCCATAAAGAAAAATCTAAAATGA
- a CDS encoding sterol desaturase family protein yields the protein MKFEKIHNKGQAKLFQNQYLEYLTKTHPLVIWGIYLPIIAYMLFFSLTQFQLSVLRICAIFLSGIFFWSFFEYIMHRWIFHFASENKKVKKVVYIIHGNHHEYPRDKERLFMPPVPSIIIASVLFFIFYYLGILADIKFFAFTFFPGFMFGYLIYGSMHYAIHAWSPPFKWMKRLWRNHHLHHYKNEENGFGVSSTLWDNVFGTTFNLKKEKEDKEKVKELMF from the coding sequence ATGAAATTTGAAAAAATACATAACAAAGGCCAGGCGAAATTGTTTCAAAACCAGTACCTGGAATACCTCACAAAAACTCACCCGCTCGTAATTTGGGGTATATATCTCCCTATTATTGCCTACATGCTTTTTTTCAGCCTTACCCAATTTCAACTTTCAGTATTGCGTATTTGCGCTATTTTTTTATCGGGCATTTTTTTTTGGAGTTTTTTTGAATATATAATGCACCGCTGGATTTTTCACTTTGCAAGTGAAAACAAAAAAGTAAAAAAGGTTGTTTACATTATACATGGCAACCATCATGAATATCCACGGGATAAAGAACGGCTTTTTATGCCGCCTGTTCCCAGTATAATTATTGCTTCGGTATTATTTTTTATTTTTTATTATTTGGGCATCCTCGCAGATATTAAATTTTTTGCTTTTACTTTTTTTCCCGGCTTTATGTTTGGGTACTTAATTTACGGTTCTATGCACTATGCCATACATGCCTGGAGTCCGCCTTTTAAGTGGATGAAACGCCTTTGGCGCAACCATCACCTGCACCATTATAAAAATGAAGAAAATGGTTTTGGGGTAAGTTCCACTTTATGGGACAATGTATTTGGCACTACTTTTAACCTAAAAAAAGAAAAAGAAGATAAGGAAAAAGTAAAAGAATTAATGTTTTAA
- a CDS encoding TIGR02757 family protein, whose product MEQEQLIAFLNKKSKEYNKEFFIENDPISVPHRFKKMQDVEIAGFFAAIFSWGNRKTIIKKSLELMQHMEFVPHDFCKNHSDNDLKKLLGFKHRTFNATDLLYFLSFLKMHYTKHSSLETAFVQWMNKSDTDTENGLNGFYNYFFSLDDVPKRTLKHIAAPHKNSACKRLNMYLRWMVRKDKNGVDFGLWNNIKPGQLIIPLDVHVAKVARALQLVQRRQNDWKTATELTATLRLLDAKDPVKYDFALFGLGVLEKF is encoded by the coding sequence ATGGAACAGGAACAATTAATAGCTTTCCTCAATAAAAAATCGAAAGAGTACAACAAGGAGTTTTTTATAGAGAACGACCCAATTTCGGTACCGCACCGGTTTAAAAAAATGCAGGATGTAGAAATAGCCGGTTTTTTTGCTGCAATATTTTCCTGGGGAAACAGAAAAACCATTATCAAAAAATCCCTGGAGCTTATGCAGCATATGGAATTTGTGCCGCATGATTTTTGTAAAAACCACTCAGATAATGATTTAAAAAAATTGCTGGGGTTTAAACACCGTACCTTTAATGCCACAGACCTGTTGTATTTTTTATCTTTCTTAAAAATGCATTATACTAAGCATTCTTCCCTGGAAACTGCTTTTGTACAATGGATGAATAAAAGTGATACCGATACCGAAAATGGTTTAAATGGTTTTTACAATTATTTTTTTTCGCTTGATGATGTACCCAAAAGAACGCTGAAGCACATTGCAGCGCCTCACAAAAATTCTGCCTGCAAAAGATTGAACATGTATTTGCGCTGGATGGTGAGAAAAGACAAAAATGGTGTGGATTTTGGACTATGGAATAATATAAAACCCGGGCAACTCATTATTCCGCTGGATGTGCATGTAGCAAAAGTTGCCAGGGCTTTGCAACTGGTACAACGCAGGCAAAACGACTGGAAAACGGCTACTGAACTTACCGCAACACTCAGGCTGCTTGATGCCAAAGACCCGGTGAAATATGATTTTGCTTTATTTGGATTGGGTGTTTTGGAAAAATTTTAA
- a CDS encoding deoxyhypusine synthase family protein, whose protein sequence is MIKGPVSKFIEHHYRHFNAAALMDAAKGYETHLNEGGKMMVTLAGAMSTGELGLSLAEMIRQDKVQIISCTGANLEEDVMNLVAHSHYKRVPNYRDLTPQQEWDLLENHFNRVTDTCIPEEEAFRRLQKHLQAAWKDAEAKGERYFPHEFLYKVVLSGVLKQYYEIDPKDSWIVAAAEKNIPIVCPGWEDSTTGNIFASYVIKGELQANTVKSGIEYMVWLADWYRQNSSGKGVGFFQIGGGIAGDFPICVVPMMYQDLEWHDVPFWSYFCQISDSTTSYGSYSGAVPNEKITWGKLDINTPKFIVESDATIVAPLIFAWILGW, encoded by the coding sequence ATGATAAAAGGACCCGTATCAAAATTTATTGAACATCATTACCGCCATTTTAATGCAGCCGCTTTAATGGATGCTGCAAAAGGCTACGAAACCCACCTTAACGAAGGTGGAAAAATGATGGTAACCCTTGCCGGGGCCATGAGCACAGGTGAGCTTGGCCTTAGCCTTGCCGAAATGATAAGGCAGGATAAAGTGCAAATTATAAGTTGCACCGGCGCCAACCTCGAAGAAGATGTAATGAACCTTGTGGCCCACAGCCATTATAAAAGAGTGCCCAATTACCGGGACCTTACGCCGCAGCAGGAATGGGATTTGCTGGAAAACCATTTTAACCGGGTAACCGATACCTGCATACCGGAAGAAGAAGCATTTCGCCGCCTGCAAAAACATTTGCAAGCTGCATGGAAAGATGCAGAAGCAAAAGGCGAACGCTATTTTCCGCATGAATTTTTGTATAAAGTGGTTTTGAGTGGGGTATTAAAACAGTATTACGAAATAGATCCCAAAGACAGTTGGATAGTTGCCGCAGCCGAAAAAAATATCCCTATTGTGTGCCCGGGATGGGAAGACAGTACTACCGGAAATATTTTTGCATCCTACGTAATTAAAGGAGAGTTGCAGGCAAATACGGTGAAGAGTGGAATTGAATACATGGTGTGGCTGGCAGATTGGTACAGGCAAAACAGCAGTGGAAAAGGCGTGGGATTTTTTCAAATTGGCGGCGGTATTGCCGGCGATTTTCCTATTTGCGTAGTACCCATGATGTACCAGGATTTGGAATGGCATGATGTTCCCTTTTGGAGTTATTTTTGCCAGATAAGCGATAGCACAACATCTTACGGTTCTTACAGCGGTGCAGTGCCCAATGAAAAAATTACCTGGGGAAAATTAGACATTAATACGCCAAAATTTATTGTAGAAAGCGATGCAACAATTGTTGCTCCATTAATTTTTGCATGGATATTAGGATGGTAA
- a CDS encoding NifU family protein, translating to MIKTGNPVISIYTEMTPNPETMKFVANKLLYPGKSIDFADESTAKPSPLAQQLFSFPFIKSVFIASNFITLTKTAETEDWQDIVPTIRQFLKEYLEEGKPVVNEEEVEALKQPSGNMPAADDDDVVKRIKELLENYVKPAVEMDGGAIQFKSYENGVVNLTMQGSCSGCPSSTITLKAGIEGMMKRMIPEVKEVVAEAE from the coding sequence ATGATAAAAACAGGCAACCCGGTAATTAGCATTTATACCGAAATGACCCCTAACCCCGAAACCATGAAATTTGTTGCCAACAAATTATTGTACCCGGGAAAAAGTATAGATTTTGCTGATGAATCTACCGCAAAGCCTTCGCCCCTGGCACAGCAGCTTTTTAGTTTCCCTTTTATTAAATCTGTTTTTATTGCCAGCAATTTTATAACACTTACCAAAACTGCCGAAACAGAAGACTGGCAGGATATAGTGCCCACCATTCGCCAGTTTTTAAAAGAATATTTAGAAGAAGGAAAACCTGTGGTGAACGAAGAAGAAGTAGAAGCCTTGAAACAGCCTTCGGGCAATATGCCTGCAGCAGATGACGATGATGTGGTAAAACGCATTAAAGAATTGCTGGAAAACTATGTAAAACCAGCCGTGGAAATGGATGGCGGCGCCATACAATTTAAAAGCTACGAAAATGGCGTGGTAAACCTTACCATGCAAGGAAGCTGCAGCGGTTGCCCCAGCAGCACCATTACTTTAAAAGCCGGTATTGAAGGCATGATGAAACGCATGATACCCGAAGTAAAAGAAGTGGTGGCAGAAGCAGAGTAA
- a CDS encoding helix-turn-helix transcriptional regulator — MEARYKKELKKFGEKLRRLRKQYNYSQLDLEIRSGIDRTDISKIENGLKNIELRTIIKLANRLNIKTEEFFK, encoded by the coding sequence ATGGAAGCCAGGTATAAAAAGGAACTAAAAAAATTTGGGGAAAAGTTACGCAGGTTACGTAAACAATATAATTATTCTCAATTAGACCTGGAAATAAGGTCGGGAATAGACAGGACGGATATTAGCAAAATTGAAAATGGTTTAAAAAATATAGAACTCAGAACCATTATAAAACTAGCCAACAGGTTAAATATAAAAACAGAGGAATTTTTTAAGTAA